Proteins encoded within one genomic window of Mycolicibacterium monacense:
- a CDS encoding cytochrome P450: MRLSQIDFTDLDNFANGFPHDLFAIHRRDAPVFWHEPTEHTPDGEGFWSVATYAETLAVLRDPDTYSSVTGGERPFGGTLLQDLPIAGQVLNMMDDPRHAQIRRLVNSGLTPRMIARVEDDLRQRARILLDEVGDGEAFDFLPQVAAELPMQMICILLGVPEDDRHWLFEAVEPGFDFRGSRKASIDRLSVEDAGSRMYTYGSELVARKRAEPGDDMLSVVAAESWLSDAELYLFFYLLFSAGAETTRNSIAGGLLALIENPAAFDALQADPSSLPGAIEEMVRWTSPSPSKRRTATRDTELGGHRISAGQKVLVWEGSANRDAAVFADADVFDVARKPNPHLGFGQGVHYCLGANLARLELRVLFEELLARFASVRLVEPVEWARSNRHTGIRHMVVRLQA; the protein is encoded by the coding sequence GTGAGGTTGTCGCAGATCGACTTCACCGATCTGGACAACTTCGCAAACGGGTTCCCTCACGACCTGTTCGCGATCCACCGCCGCGACGCGCCGGTGTTCTGGCACGAACCCACCGAGCACACGCCCGACGGCGAGGGCTTCTGGTCCGTCGCGACCTACGCTGAAACGCTTGCGGTATTGCGTGATCCGGACACCTACTCGTCGGTGACCGGCGGGGAACGCCCGTTCGGCGGCACGCTGCTGCAGGATCTGCCGATCGCCGGTCAGGTGCTCAACATGATGGACGATCCGCGGCATGCGCAGATCCGCCGGCTGGTGAACTCGGGGCTGACGCCGCGCATGATCGCGCGCGTGGAGGACGATCTGCGGCAGCGGGCCCGGATCCTGCTCGACGAGGTCGGCGACGGCGAGGCCTTCGACTTCCTGCCGCAGGTGGCCGCCGAACTTCCGATGCAGATGATCTGCATCCTGCTCGGTGTGCCCGAGGACGACCGGCACTGGTTGTTCGAGGCCGTCGAACCGGGTTTCGACTTCCGCGGTTCGCGCAAGGCCTCGATCGATCGGCTGTCGGTCGAGGACGCCGGATCCCGCATGTACACCTACGGCTCGGAACTGGTGGCGCGCAAACGCGCCGAACCGGGCGACGACATGTTGTCGGTGGTGGCCGCCGAATCGTGGCTGTCCGACGCCGAGTTGTACCTGTTCTTCTACCTGCTGTTCAGCGCCGGCGCGGAGACCACGCGCAATTCGATCGCCGGCGGCCTGCTGGCGCTGATCGAGAACCCGGCCGCTTTTGACGCGCTGCAGGCCGACCCGTCGTCGCTGCCGGGCGCCATCGAGGAGATGGTCCGCTGGACCTCGCCGTCACCGTCGAAGCGGCGCACCGCCACCCGCGACACCGAACTCGGTGGTCACCGCATCTCGGCTGGTCAGAAGGTTCTGGTGTGGGAGGGTTCGGCGAACCGGGACGCCGCGGTGTTCGCCGACGCCGACGTCTTCGACGTCGCGCGTAAACCCAATCCGCACTTGGGTTTCGGGCAGGGTGTGCACTACTGCCTGGGTGCCAATCTGGCGCGGCTGGAACTGCGGGTGCTGTTCGAGGAACTGCTGGCGCGGTTCGCGTCGGTGCGCCTGGTCGAGCCGGTCGAGTGGGCACGAAGCAATCGGCACACCGGGATCCGGCACATGGTGGTCCGACTGCAGGCGTGA